From Pseudomonas arsenicoxydans:
TGACCGTCAGCGATGATGGCGTAGGATTTGTTCCGGCTACAGGCCGGCCAACGTCCTTTGGCGTAGTGGGCATGCGCGAACGGGTGTTGATCATGGGCGGGCAGTTGTCGCTTGAGAGTGAACCGGGGGAGGGCACGACGTTGAGCGTGCGTGTTCCGGTGGATAACACCTGATGGTTTTGTGTTGATTGAGCTGGCGCGATAGGTCTTGAACCTGGAGAAGAACGTGATCCGTGTACTGGTAGCCGAAGACCACACCATCGTCCGTGAGGGCATCAAGCAGCTGATTGGCCTGGCCAAGGATTTGCTGGTGGTGGGGGAGGCGAGCAATGGTGAACAACTGCTCGAAACCTTGCGTCATGTGCCCTGCGAGGTGGTGTTGCTGGACATCTCGATGCCCGGGGTCAATGGCCTGGAGGCGATTCCACGGATTCGCGCGCTGAACAATCCCCCGGCGATCCTGGTGCTGTCGATGCACGATGAAGCGCAAATGGCCGCCCGGGCACTGAAGGTCGGCGCTGCGGGTTATGCGACCAAGGACAGCGATCCGGCATTGCTGCTGACCGCGATCCGCAAAGTCGCGGCGGGCGGGCGCTACATCGACCCGGACCTGGCTGACCGTATGGTCTTCGAAGTCGGCCTGACCGATTCGCGTCCGTTGCACTCCTTATTGTCGGAGCGCGAGTTTTCGGTGTTCGAGCGCCTGGCCCAGGGCGCCAACGTCAACGACATCGCCCAGCAACTGGCCTTGAGCAGCAAGACCATCAGCACCCACAAGGCGCGTCTGATGCAGAAGCTCAACATCACTTCCTTGGCGGAACTGGTGAAATACGCGATGGAACACAAACTCCTCTAGATTTGCACGCGCCCCAGGTAGGAGCTGTCGAGTGAAATGAGGCTGCGATCTTTTGCTTTCTAAAGATCAACATCAAAAGATCGCAGCCTCGTTTCACTCGACAGCTCCTACAGGCTTTTGGACGGGCATATCCATTTGCGACACCCCGCGACTCCGATCTTGCCTGTCCTTGCGGCTTGCAGCTGACCGCCTGCCGCGCGTTTGCCAAAACGCGCCATCCTTGTAGGGCAATCCCTACCCCCAACCTTCCATATGGCTGAGGCGATTCTCTCCTGCGCCCCGATTTGCGTGCTCCCCGGCGTCCACTAGGCTTAGTCCACAGCAGTCATCAATAACAAAGGTGTGGGTATGAGCCAGGTCGATTCAAGTACAGGGGCCAATGACATTCTGGTCAGCTTTCGTGGAGTGCAGAAGAGCTACGACGGCGAGAACCTGATCGTCAAAGACCTCAACCTGGATATTCGCAAAGGCGAATTCCTCACCTTGCTCGGGCCGTCCGGTTCCGGCAAGACCACCAGCCTGATGATGCTCGCCGGTTTTGAAACACCGACCGCCGGCGAAATCCTGCTGGCCGGACGCGCCATCAACAATGTGCCGCCGCACAAGCGCGATATCGGCATGGTGTTCCAGAACTACGCCTTGTTCCCGCACATGACGGTCGCCGAGAACCTGGCATTCCCGCTGACCGTGCGCGGCTTGAACAAGAGCGACGTCAGTGACCGGGTCAAGCGTGTCCTGAGCATGGTCCAGCTCGACACCTTCGCCCAGCGTTATCCGGCCCAACTGTCCGGCGGTCAGCAACAGCGTGTGGCCTTGGCCCGTGCGTTGGTGTTCGAACCGCAACTGGTGCTGATGGACGAACCGCTCGGCGCACTCGATAAACAACTGCGCGAACACATGCAGATGGAGATCAAGCACCTGCACCAGCGCCTCGGCGTGACCGTGGTCTACGTGACCCACGACCAGGGCGAAGCCTTGACCATGTCCGACCGTGTGGCGGTGTTCCATCAGGGCGAAATCCAGCAGATCGCTCCGCCGCGCACCCTCTATGAAGAGCCAAAGAACACCTTCGTCGCCAACTTCATCGGCGAGAACAACCGTCTCAACGGGCGCTTGCACAGCCAGACGGGCGACCGTTGCATCGTTGAACTCGGTCGCGGTGAAAAAGTTGAAGCGCTGGCGGTCAATGTCGGCAAGACCGGCGAGCCGGTCACGCTGTCGATCCGCCCGGAACGCGTGAGCCTCAACGGTTCGAGCGAGTCCTGCGTCAACCGCTTCTCCGGGCGGGTGGCGGAATTCATCTATCTGGGCGACCACGTCCGGGTTCGTCTGGAAGTCTGCGGCAAGACCGACTTCTTTGTGAAACAACCGATTGCCGAGCTCGATCCCGCGCTCGCCGTCGGCGACGTGGTACCGCTTGGCTGGCAGGTCGAACACGTTCGCGCGCTCGACCCACTTCTAGAGGCGCATTAATCGCCCCGGCTACACCAACACCAACCTGCACGTGGAGAGAACAATAAATGTTGAGATCCCTGAAATTAACCGCTTTGGTCATGGGCATGATCGGTGCGGCACACGCGATGGCGGCGGGCCCGGACCTGACCGTGGTGTCCTTTGGCGGGGCGAACAAGGCCGCGCAGGCCAAAGCGTTCTACGCACCGTGGGAAGCGGCAGGCAACGGCAAGATCGTGGCGGGCGAGTACAACGGTGAGATGGCCAAGGTCAAAGCCATGGTCGACACCAAGAGCGTGTCCTGGGACCTGGTAGAAGTTGAATCGCCAGAACTGTCCCGTGGTTGCGATGAAGACATGTTCGAGCAGCTGGATCCGAAGTTGTTCGGCAAATCCGAAGACTACGTCAAAGGCGCTATTCAGCCGTGCGGCGTGGGTTTCTTCGTGTGGTCGACCGTGTTGGCCTACAACGCCGACAAACTGGCATCGGCACCGACCAGCTGGGTGGATTTCTGGGATACCAAGAAATTCCCGGGTAAACGTGGCCTGCGCAAAGGCGCCAAATACACCCTGGAATTCGCTTTGATGGCCGACGGCGTTGCGCCCAAAGACGTCTACAAAGTGCTGGCTGGCAAAGACGGCCAGGACCGCGCGTTCAAGAAGCTCGATGAACTCAAGCCAAACATCCAGTGGTGGGAAGCCGGCGCACAGCCGCCGCAATACCTCGCTTCCGGTGACGTGGTCATGAGCTCGGCCTACAACGGCCGGATCGCTGCCGTGCAGAAAGAAAGCAACCTGAAAGTCGTGTGGAATGGCGGCATCTACGACTTCGACGCATGGGCAATCCCGAAAGGTCTGGACAAGGCACGCGCTGAAGCGGCGAAGAAATTCATCGCCTTCTCGGTGATGCCGCAGCAGCAGAAGACCTACTCGGAAAACATCGCCTACGGCCCGGCCAACACCCAAGCCGTACCGTTGCTGGCCAAGGATGTCCTGAAAGACATGCCAACCACCCCGGAAAACATCGCCAACCAGGTGCAGATCGACGTCAGCTTCTGGGCTGATAACGGCGAGCAACTGGAGCAGCGCTTCAATTCCTGGGCTGCCAAGTAAGCACGTCACACAGGACGACGGTTCACCGGATGATCGTTCCCACGCTGTGCGTGGGAATGCCGCCCGGGACGCTCCGCGTCCCTGTGACGCAGAGCGTCACTGGATGCGTCCCCACGCAGAGCGTGGGAACGATCAGTACCAAAAGTTCGAGGCGGCGTTTGCCGCCTCTGTAACGATCAAAGATTTCCGGAGTACGCCATGGCCACCGCCATTCCCCTGAACGCGGGCACTGACCCCACCTTGAAGCAGCGGCTCAAGCACGCCGAGCGGATCAACCGCTGGAAGGCACAGGCCTTGATTGCGCCCTTGGTGCTGTTTCTGTTGCTGGTGTTCCTGGTGCCCATCGTGGCGCTGCTCTACAAAAGCGTTGGTAACCCGGAAG
This genomic window contains:
- a CDS encoding response regulator produces the protein MIRVLVAEDHTIVREGIKQLIGLAKDLLVVGEASNGEQLLETLRHVPCEVVLLDISMPGVNGLEAIPRIRALNNPPAILVLSMHDEAQMAARALKVGAAGYATKDSDPALLLTAIRKVAAGGRYIDPDLADRMVFEVGLTDSRPLHSLLSEREFSVFERLAQGANVNDIAQQLALSSKTISTHKARLMQKLNITSLAELVKYAMEHKLL
- a CDS encoding ABC transporter ATP-binding protein, whose amino-acid sequence is MSQVDSSTGANDILVSFRGVQKSYDGENLIVKDLNLDIRKGEFLTLLGPSGSGKTTSLMMLAGFETPTAGEILLAGRAINNVPPHKRDIGMVFQNYALFPHMTVAENLAFPLTVRGLNKSDVSDRVKRVLSMVQLDTFAQRYPAQLSGGQQQRVALARALVFEPQLVLMDEPLGALDKQLREHMQMEIKHLHQRLGVTVVYVTHDQGEALTMSDRVAVFHQGEIQQIAPPRTLYEEPKNTFVANFIGENNRLNGRLHSQTGDRCIVELGRGEKVEALAVNVGKTGEPVTLSIRPERVSLNGSSESCVNRFSGRVAEFIYLGDHVRVRLEVCGKTDFFVKQPIAELDPALAVGDVVPLGWQVEHVRALDPLLEAH
- a CDS encoding ABC transporter substrate-binding protein; this encodes MLRSLKLTALVMGMIGAAHAMAAGPDLTVVSFGGANKAAQAKAFYAPWEAAGNGKIVAGEYNGEMAKVKAMVDTKSVSWDLVEVESPELSRGCDEDMFEQLDPKLFGKSEDYVKGAIQPCGVGFFVWSTVLAYNADKLASAPTSWVDFWDTKKFPGKRGLRKGAKYTLEFALMADGVAPKDVYKVLAGKDGQDRAFKKLDELKPNIQWWEAGAQPPQYLASGDVVMSSAYNGRIAAVQKESNLKVVWNGGIYDFDAWAIPKGLDKARAEAAKKFIAFSVMPQQQKTYSENIAYGPANTQAVPLLAKDVLKDMPTTPENIANQVQIDVSFWADNGEQLEQRFNSWAAK